In the genome of Raphanus sativus cultivar WK10039 chromosome 9, ASM80110v3, whole genome shotgun sequence, the window atGACTGATGAATCATGTCTTAGTGGTCTAAAACGTTCTGGAATGGTATGAGCATCCTGTTGCGTATATTATCATATGTCATGTGGTCAAGCCGTAAAGACTTGTACATATAGCTGAACTGATTTGGATAGCCATTCCAGAGATCGCGGTTTGTGCGGTCCTGAGTTACTATGACCCACTTGAAGATAATTTCATTGCGGTTCGGGATGGGACATCCTTTTCATTTCTAAGAGTAGTCAAACGTAATTTTTTATAAGGTAATTAAAATTGTCtacgataaaaaaaaataataagatggATACTCTCCCATGCCCATTCTTAAAAAATAGAGTAGGGCCTTTATATTTAACCCCGGAACCGGCGGGTTTGGAACCGTGAAATCAcgtttgaaattttgaataacCGGGAATTCAAATTCCAAACCGTCAAAGCAAACCGTTACCTTCAATAACCGATAATTTGGTAGCCACGCAAAGCTAGAGGGGTCTTCCACATTTCGTCGTCACTTTTCTCTCATTGACATCGGAAACTTCACTTCTCAGCCACAAGAAAAAAATGGCGGCAATCAGGACGATGACGAGCTTGATCATACGCGAGTTTATCCACCACCCTCTCCTCTTCCACTCCTCCTCGAAATCGTGCCACTCTCTTTTCCCATCGCTCCGTCGCACTCCCGGGGTCTCTCTCGTTCACTCCAGTTCCCGATTCGGATCCTTCCGATGCGCGGCGTCGAATCCCGGTGGAGGTGGTGATCGGAAAGTTTCGTCACGGTTGTCTCAGGTGCAACAGATGCTTCACGAGGCGGAGGAGAGAGCTAGCTCCGCTGGCAACGAGCCTACTCCTCAAATCACTCTCGGTAAGGGTTTAGATTTCtgatttaaattaaaagtttGTCGATTTAGTGAAACAAGGCATCGACACTGTTACAATTAGAACTGTGTTCCGTAGTCATTTTGATGAAAACATTTACAGACAATGCTACAAATGTTATTATAGAACTCTATTTTATACTGATTTTGATGGAATTACAATTATAGTTCGATCTGTTCATACTCATGGTTTCATTTGTTTATCTGTTTGGTATATACTTGCAGACCATGTTACGCTTAACTTTGCTAGAAGCGGTGGTCCTGGAGGCCAAAATGTGAACAAAGGTCTGACCTTTTCTTCTTTGCATTCATGTATCAATGCTTGTATATCCTTCACATGTTTAcctgctttttctttttttcagtgAATACCAAAGTAGATATGCGCTTCAATGTGAAAAACGCCTACTGGTTAAGTGAGAGGATCAGGGAGAAAATCTTACAGACGGTTTGTTTTTTTACAATACTATGACCACGAGTTTTATTTCTTATCATGTTCCATTTAGTTAGTAAAGATAGTTGCGTACAAGTTGTTTGATGCTTGGAGCTGATCTTAACAGGAGAAGAATCGGATCAACAGGGACGGAGAACTTGTGATATCTTCAACCAAAACCAGGACGCAGAAGTCAGTAACCTAATCATCATCTCTTTCTTGTTCCATTTTTCAAGCAAACAGTCCCATTTTCtaacactattttttttttacgcAGAGGCAACATCGACGATGCACTTGCAAAGCTACAGGTAAACTTTCTAATTTGAATGTCGCCATCTTTGGTTCCTGTATGATGCTGAGGTGTTTTGGTTTAAA includes:
- the LOC108828010 gene encoding uncharacterized protein LOC108828010; the protein is MAAIRTMTSLIIREFIHHPLLFHSSSKSCHSLFPSLRRTPGVSLVHSSSRFGSFRCAASNPGGGGDRKVSSRLSQVQQMLHEAEERASSAGNEPTPQITLDHVTLNFARSGGPGGQNVNKVNTKVDMRFNVKNAYWLSERIREKILQTEKNRINRDGELVISSTKTRTQKGNIDDALAKLQAIIDAASYVPPPPSEEQKKKIVKMAAKADEKRLKSKKVLSDKKAARRDRSSWD